tcatacttccacctaccatcactagtcccatatttgtaccaattagggttaccatcaccaaaatgcatgtcactgaacttgttcttgaggtctatgtaagggttcttatggggtaaacaatgtataaccatactagccatcatatctttgtgcctaaggtggggcatattcttggtcgaagccaaatagtcacaagcaaacacgatcttctgaacatacgtgcgaggagtctcattatccaccttctctaagtatcctagactggtgaacttagaaggtagcatccttaattcctgaaaattcacaactcaaaagtcttactaacgcgtttccatagaaattacaaccccaaaaggatacaataaatagcacgtggagccatacaatttcaatgcacaaatatatgctcaacatgaaatatgatgcaattaatcacataaagcaagataaaacatggttagaacatattcatggcacttaataaatcacattgtcacataatatgcattcttagactaatatgcccttcttagtctacccaattctcacttgaaaataatattaattttcgaaattaattaagaaataacacctaacttagttgaaatcatttaaattaaaatcgaaaattaataagaattattgattaattaaataaataaataaaaaaatttcggataatttaaaataaaataaaaagaaatttgaaattttttttaaaaaataaattcgaaaaatattcgaataaataaataaataagtaaataattaaaataattcggatatttaaataaagtaatttccgaaattattaaaataaattcgaattattttcgaaattttcgaataataaaaaaatttcggaaaaattaattaattttacacaataatccaacttttcaactcatttcaaatgacccaaaataattgatatttgacctttaaaatattgagtactcaaaataatacgttttgattttaggaaattaattttcaaaaatcctaaagttccgcaatcgtagtttaaggatttaccactttgcactattagttaatgcaaagcagctctcaaactagagctctgcaaataccactttgtaacaccctaataattcctttcttttataaaaccattttccaacttaaaataaaggaattactaaagtattaccgccaccgtgataaggttaaggctattaccagaattacgcagcggaattaaatgtcaactaacttttaaaaacataattaatgaaatattgaggcctcctacaatttggaaccataatggcccaaaacccaaaacataaatagtttcaaacatttcaaacataattaaagtattattaaatagttcgaaatacgaaaacatgcaactctctcgatcatcccaagccacatgattccgatctaccaacctgctattttattctactccacatcaatgcaagtgcaaatgatagatcatcacagggtcattaaggcaaaggccatgaccaaaacacacaaagcacgtagtcagcaaaagctgagtacttacaagcatagagtgaatgaaactaaaacatgcatcactcactaagtactaatcaacatgcaaaagccatataataataaacaatcaatcatgaatacaagactcgactcttgactcaactcttgactcacaatttaattagaataagattcgaacgggccaaaagaataatccacaaagggaaatggtgatgggagccaaccatacaccaaatatataataataaaattgggccataccgagtgtcgggcctaccgacggaattcctgcgcataatataaatgaaacaacgtcttgtatcattagtaggagtacgagctttccggcaagactccccccattgttcatactcaaggtatatacgttccaagagttttgaagcttgttctggttgcactttacgtttattaatattttattaaaggcgaactcaacactcaccaacatgcacacatacaattaataaacaacaaccaaaacaatcttattttaaatgctttaggacttgtgatcaacaaggcaagacacttgtgatattactaccatgttcctcctcaccaaggtgagactccacatcatgcacattaacatgagggttgtgcccttgcacgacaaatcctatttcatttcagacataatattcccaactgaaccctacatgtgcggtggcttacgtgagctaacccttcacatgtggtaaaataaatagtacaacgaagtacgaataattggctcaaagtatgctagacatcccgtacaatagcatacaaataaataattcatcccttgcatgtgaaataaaccatacatgcataaatattgaacaacatgattgacaatgaaatccatactcataataattccaacatgcttgttcaacaattaatccaataaatccaacatcacaaatcacatgctcgttcaccaaaataaacatgattccacataatgtaattcacatcatcaacaatcatgtaatgtcattgacaaaaggtgtggtcgcacTAGACTTGTACgcaccttgaatacctaagcgtaggggccactttgcaataacgagcactcaactagaaatcacctcctatcatcaaaataatgaaacttaaattatttccatgttcattaaatttccagcaactttatagaATTTAAAACCtctaaactttagaattcaatcgtttttcaataataaaatcgtctcaatttgcaaaatcaatccctaatacaaaaacatattttttctgcctttaaaatcaataaaaatcgacactttaaccctttattcaaatctgaaaatataattgattatcataattaaaatcatcacctaattatgctaatcaattgactcattatgTCTAGGTTAAagccctaacttgaaaatcccaataacactagtttatcatcataaaaatcaatgctttattcaataaacaaatctgaaaattcatcctttaataattaaaacaaacctaatgaatcacaacacgcaaatcctcaaaccacggtattcataaccggttcccaacattttaattactcaaaacaatattaatataataatttaaaatacgaaatttaaataaaataggtaaggaagaagagaattataccaatccggcctatagcacggaacaaccacgaattaatgtgattgggcgaaaagaattgaacgaacgaacgaacaacaAACACACACTCGACGTGCGTGCGCGCGGGCGAGGGGCAGGCTCAGCAGCGCGCTGGGGCGCGCGGGACGGATGGGCGAGGGCGCgagcgctgggcgctgtgcgcgagagagagagagcagtgGTGTGCGGTGTacacgagcaacaacaacacaacagCACAACACCAGCAGCTATGCGTGATGGCTGGGCGGGCGGGCTTCGAGAGAAAGAGCGAGAGATTAGGGGGTgtggcgctgggcgcgcgagaaGAGGGAGCGAGGGAGCGAGAGCGAGGGAGCGAGTGCTGGGGCGTGAGGCCAAACAGCACGAGGcatagtgtgagggggtcgaaaaagcgcgaggctaatgcgtgacctgtccctcgtgggtgtgacgattctttttattcaatcaagtgtaattggatttcctgtgagtatacacccaattgactagtaatataggagtcgccattcagtttttaacgacaatgagaaaaactgacaaaacccggttatcgtgacataaagggagtgcaattatgtttgaccacgacggccgtaggttcccttgtgatccctggtgtggggatctctcaatatacacccgcaaggtagagattgagggttcaggggactgtaactaccgagaggagtaatttgcTCGTCGATaaatccagaggcaggatatccttactagctcagcataaataattgaagggacatgcgttaactattaaactaatctgaattgattttagcaatatgcagcatataatactagttcgatcgtgattatctgatttaaatagcattaagggacctagcatgataatccgatttcccaaaaatattatatttattagacgtgatagaacaatcatattaggttagtttaacagttcataaaaagggcgaggaaagcagttaaatcatcgaaaagggacacattacgacgcacccttgagaggtgcgtcacggttctcagaaaactaaccactttgactttgctatttctcctttttatttaacgaatctcgattatgggacaggatacgttctgttcaatttatgcatcgattgcgacagaacgcgtgaacagtttcgcagcgagaggcttaggctaaggggtttagagtcaatactcagaatatattatgtgttgttgtgtgttgcttcacgtcgaaactaggggcctatttatagggaagagctcgtggaaagatagaattgcagagttctaatccgcaaagaattaggaaaagagacgtacccaggtactttcagcgcccaggcctgggcgccgaagatttcggcgcccagagccaggcgttgaaaatagggtctgggcagctttgtttagtcagattcggattcctaataTCCGTAgaatttgagattaatttgagtcttttagcgcgtatcaattttgtgacggaatgtgtctgggcccgttacgaactctaggttcgttaggattttaattaatacgtaactcttatttccgaatcttattaggaatagaattctcgcggttttctatctcatttaggatttatgttggaatgcaacacctaattctgacaggtttctatcttttatgatttgccacttttagaagctaccttttacggcagttactatttttagcaggttttcataaatagcaggtttcgggtgaaatgaaataaggaattgagattcgtttattttataggagatgcgttgtcaagtggagtttttatgctttcatcatcgaacctttcccttgcgggaatggggacaaaagtaggtgtctacaattagcccccactttgactgagtcttggagtaagatgatggtcaaagtattagacggagtgcgtcacacaagccatggtgtatgtgacctgttttgcgagggtctcacgagcccccgagtgataacatttgacttaagggtcatcacttgaagtgtcgacatatccctcacgtgtcattgggatttgtcaactgatagtatagaaacttcctcactttttcattggaaggatctaaagatgcgtagaaaactccctcacttcgtcattgggagtaactacagatgttttcgtaattaaagctgtaaagtgtaattgggcctggccaagcctaatcacgaggtaaaacgtttttaaagattctcattttcagggctatctaaacgagaaaacccccttgtttttataggatgtaaaacgaaggaaaatccaacaaaccaatcctttaatttttggaaaaagggaaaaccaataaaagttatcgctgcagcgactaaggacctgcgctgttagtgacgcagaccccgcccgctgaaggtgggcgagcctgtcctctgagggtggaccccccgtccgatagaagtggacgaatctgtttgatgtttttgaaaataaggacctacgcggtttgtgacgtagaccccgcccgctgaaggtggcgaaccttgtccgctgagggtggacaccccgtccgatagaagtggacgaatctgtttaaattttttttgaaaataaggacctacgcagtttgtgacgtagaccccgcccgctgaaggtggcgaaccttgtccgctgagggtggacaccccgtccgatagaagtggacgaatctgtttgaaatttttgttttttttttttttgaaaataaggacctacgtgttttgcgccgtagaccccgctggctgaagatggcgagcctattttaaatttgaagactttattcttcgaaaaactgaggacctgcgcggctagtgacgcagaccccgcccgctgagggtgggcgagcccattttgaatttcttattttgcctatgtagaagagcttttgtgattacaacctgttggtgggtcgtaatatttcctgattagatgtgtcctataagtgggtccacattgtgtatattttgtttaacaatattttttgagatatccaaacatgttatggtgcgtggcgcagtctgggaatgtgattttgattggcgctccctgttggagtccacttttctcgagcccccaagtgttggggctcgtcggttgtttttcgcgtcttgtaatcatgtttggggtcacgctcgtatgtgcgagcgacctcctatagtagtgtgctatttttagtgaagccgtggagtgcgactttagctttcaggcgacatccggttttggcttggcccggattatccctttgacagacagacattttctatttggaaaaccaatgacttgacgacacatatttttggtgtttcgaagaatgaccatgatatttaacttgctttttttttttgaaaagtgtacatgagcgttttctgagatgagtctaagtttcgaccaagtttcactattattattattttttgcttatttgggagctaaaggtgctttgggcttgatcttacttgcaatagggcctcgtgttttagcaacacggtcttaagtcctttcctattccgtgtttttgtgaaatctgggccttgggctgcattttcagcgcccaagctcaggcgttaaaaatttcggcgccccaaggtgggcgctgaaagttctttcctggtaatacttgattttcggatttctaacacgtttccgaatgggatcaggatgtttattgggtgcgttcagctatatataggggctgggTACGTCTTaatttccaccactctcaaattcttcctttttttttgctgtgctctaattatttactgcttttgccatgtcgatccctactctctcactccaacggactgttaggcgttggctacgagcccttactcccacagaaaaagctttgttaaaagaataccacttagaggcacttttaggcttacaacaaattaatattgattataattttctgcatgctgccctaaacttttgggactctgatcatcacgttttttcctttcggggcaatgaaatatgtcctttgcctgatgaatttgctgcgatccttggttatcctactaatgctactcctgttacccctggcactattgaagagggtagaacaaccataagggccttcctagggctagatgataacatgtttgctgaacttgttgtagacgataaggttaacttggcaaaactcgtaaaacatcattttaggcctagtaagaatatgaccgaactaaaattgaacattcgaactcttgtattttgcttgttgaatcattatttgctgtcgaataataatggtgagttcggtgacataaggctgatccccttgattagccagatggagagttgctattctattatgccgttggttgttgctgagagtttgctgagtgcggatgagctgaagaaggatgccaaatccgaaatttttaagggaagccccctattactgcaggtaatctatttttttcctttgcgcacacatacgccacttttatatatttctttttgcctggggctgagtttcagcgcccagggctgggcgctggaatatccggcgcctggtcctgggcgttgaaactgcgccccaggaaccttttttctttcttttcattcttttgattcgatcgtacctgtttttgcagatttggcttgcggaacggcttagacttttggaagctcctgccgatcctaagcattatcgccctatagctttgggagaaaataacacacaaacctaatgaatcacaacacgcaaatcctaaaatcacggtattcataaccggttcccaacattttaattacttaaaacaatattaatataataatttaaaatacggaatttaaatataataggtaaggaagaagataattataccaatccggcctatagcacggaacaaccacgaattaatgtgattgggagaAAATAATTgaacgaacgaacgaacaacacacacacacacacacactcgacGGGCGTGCGCGCGGGCGAGGGGCAGGCTCAGTAGCGCGTTGGGGCGCGCGGGACGGATGGGCGAGGGCGCgagcgctgggcgctgtgcgcgagagagagagagagcaggggtgtgcggtgcacacgagcaacaacaacacaacagCACAACACCAGCAGCTATGCGTGATGGCTGGGCGGGCGGGCTGCGAGAGAAAGAGCGAGAGACAAGGGGGTgtggcgctgggcgcgcgagaaGAGGGAGCGAGGGAGGGAAAGCGAGGGAGCGAGtgctggggcgtgaggccgagcaacACGAGGCATAGCAGCACGAGGCATAGCAGCACGAGCACGGGTTgcgtgcgtgcgggcgtgcggacgagaggaaaagagagggagtgaggagtgttgggcaagcaaagcaaaatagggtttatgaattttaggggctcttttaatgatgggggagtcctatttataggctccgtaatcccttgatgggctaggcttaggagatttgggttgggcttaggaaatagatgatttgggctagcttaggatttaaattaaactcttttgattgggctcgtttaataaaacggattggactttttatttaaaacccgaagcacaTAAAAaccatttgcaactcatttaatttcccgactcaagaattaaatttgtttcgtaattaattaaaataataaatattctaattaattaaaatacattaaataaaatgcatttaaatattatttaaatgttaataaatcgtaaaatgctttataaatataataaaatatacttataaatattataaaaatacgaggtattacagtctaccctccttgggttcggaaatcaaaattcaactcaaaacttgagactttctgagactttcaatacgttcatttacaaaaatttgaagttgctgtactctttacatgattaaacaggacaataataagtgcaaattcaatagaaagcactaaattgagcatagaattggggaaaacaaggtaaaaagcgcgaaattctaccgcactctaccccctttaaaagacacgagttacgaccccgtaactcaactaacctcgggaaaaagctcgggatatttctttctcatttcttcctccgctttccaagtggcttcctcagatttttgattagaccacaacactttgacaattttcagacAGGAGTTATGTAAGGATTTAAGGTTGCGTAACACTCAGGATCCTTGGATTTTGTGTGGTGACTTTAATAGTGTTATGACAGTTGATGAAAGAATTGGGGCCCCTGTAAGACAGGGTGACATTGTTGATATAAGTAATTGCATTCATGCTTGTGGAATGGAGGATATCAAAAGTGTGGGGAACTTTTTCACATGGAATAACAAGCAGCAAGGCATTAATAGGGTCTTCTAAAAAATAGACAGATTCATGGCTAATGAAGCATGGCAAGGGTGCTTTTCAGCTGCTGAAGTTTGTTTTATGCCTGAGGGTCATTTTGATCATTCACCTGGTCTTTTAACAGTGTATCCTAGGAGTGATGGAGGGAGAAAACCTTTCAAATACTTTACAATGTGGAAGAATTCACCTGTGTTTTCAAAAACTATCAAGAAGGCTTGGAATGTTCACATAGTTGGAAATAAAATGTTCAGCTTGGTTAGTAAACTAAAGAAAGTTAAACAAGCATTGAGAGAACTGAATAAAGTGGGGTTTACTGATGTCCAAGCTGCTGATCTAAAGGCTTATCATGATTTGGTGGATGCCCAAAGTGCTATGCATAACAACCCTACTGATCCCAATGTAGCTAATGCAGAGCTGAAATCTATACAAGAATATAAAGATAAACACAAGGCATATCTTGCCTTCTTAAGCCAAAAAGCTAAAGTTAATTGGCTTAAAGAAGGAGATGAAAACACTGCTCTATTTCATCAAAGCATCAAggcaagaaaagttcaaaatcaattttataGCATTTGTGATATGAATGGGAATTGGAAAGACACACCTGATGAAGTCTCTGAAGCCTTTTTAGATTATTACAGAATGCTATTAGGTAGCACTCATGATCACATAACTCCTGTTCTTAAACAAATAGTTCAGCAGGGTCCTGTTTGTCAGGATCATCACAAAAATATTCTAAATTCCCCTTATACTGCTGATGAGGTGAAGACTGCCCTTTTCTCTATTCCAGGAGTCAAAGCCCCAGGTCTAGATGGGTTTGGGTCTTATTTTTATAAAGATGCTTGGCATATTGTTGGACATGAGGTAATTGCAGCTATTCTTGACATGTTACAGAATGGGAAACTTTTGAAGGAGGTAAACCACACTGTCATCACTCTCATTCCCAAGACTAAGTGTCCAAAGGATGTGAGTGAATTCAGACTAATTTCCTGTTGTAACACCATTTATAAATGCATTACAAAGGTTCTTTGTGGGAGATTAAGACAAGTATTACCTGATCTGATTCTAGAAAATCAAGGTGGTTTTGGTCATGGAAGGTTCATTGTTCACAACATTATGGTTGTTCAAGATTTAGTGAGGCATTATGGCAAGAAGGGGGTCAAGCCTAGCTGTCTCATGAAGATTGATCTACAGAAGGCTTATGACACAGTTGATTGGCAGTTCTTGCATGAAATGCTTACTTATCTGGAATTTCCATGTTCTTTTGTGAGAATAGTAATGCAGTGTGTTACTACCCCCATGTTCTCTCTGATGTTGAATGGCAGCATGCATGGATTTTTTTAATCCAAAAGAGGTTTGAGGCAGGGAGACCCTATTTCTCCATTGTTGTTTGTCATATGTATGGAATATCTGTCTAGGATTTTGAACAGAATGTGTGAGCTACCTCATTTCCAATTTCACCCAAGATGCAAGGATATCAAGCTCACTCATCTTTGTTTTGCTGATGACTTAATCCTTTGTAGTAAAGGTGATTATCAGTCCATTCTTCTCCTGTTACAAGCTTTCAAGCTCTTCTCTAATTCAGCTGGTTTAAAGGCAAATCAGCAGAAGTCTTCTGTATACTGTCATGGTATGCCAGAGAGTGAAGTCCAAAGGGTAGTTGATATTTCTGGTTTTTCTAGAAGTTCTTTGCCTTTCAAGTACCTGGGTGTGCCCATATGTTCTAAGAAGATTAATGTGGCTCAATGTGGACACTTAGTGGATAAAATGATCACTAGGATTAAGATCTGGAGCTCAAGAAACCTCTCATACACTTCCAGAGTGCAACTAATCAATTCTGTTTTGCTCAGTTTGCATATGTATTGGGCTCAGATCTATGTCATTCCTAAAACTATTCTGCAGGATATTGTGAAGATATGCAGAGCATTTCTATGGAGTGGACAAGCTTTCATCCAGAAGCCAAGCAATATAGCTTGGGAAAAAGTTTGTTGTGATAAGCAGCATGGTGGTCTGGGTTTATGGATGTTGTTTTGTGGAACACTGCTTTCATGGGAAAATATGTTTGGGCTCTTGTTAATAAGCATGATAATATATGGATCAGATGGATTAC
This sequence is a window from Spinacia oleracea cultivar Varoflay chromosome 1, BTI_SOV_V1, whole genome shotgun sequence. Protein-coding genes within it:
- the LOC110779067 gene encoding uncharacterized protein, with the protein product MCELPHFQFHPRCKDIKLTHLCFADDLILCSKGDYQSILLLLQAFKLFSNSAGLKANQQKSSVYCHGMPESEVQRVVDISGFSRSSLPFKYLGVPICSKKINVAQCGHLVDKMITRIKIWSSRNLSYTSRVQLINSVLLSLHMYWAQIYVIPKTILQDIVKICRAFLWSGQAFIQKPSNIAWEKVCCDKQHGGLGLWMLFCGTLLSWENIWITSLYPKDGEWWDYQPSSSSSWYWRQICVTKEKFKQYFTLVDMEGMAHYSVKQVYEKMLGVKPRVLWDRLVWNRLITPKHKFICWLAVQCSLQTTAKLARIGISQSALCLICGL